One Diospyros lotus cultivar Yz01 chromosome 1, ASM1463336v1, whole genome shotgun sequence genomic window carries:
- the LOC127798293 gene encoding uncharacterized protein LOC127798293: MASRSKKGSTTKNNDPIWEYCTRINGNRMNLKCNYCGLERWGGINRMKHHFAGDHDNVAPCTQCPDNVRELCIQILGELERQKVNEKEYFQEEETEVQMIGEKRKTSMDVFVTKGKEKQQTLNAMGKKREPVVHSICRFLYGRALPFVLVKSPLFASMMEAVGEYGKGLKLPSYHEARVTFFKKEVDNVNSMLEKYKKEWKMTGCTLMSDGWTDRKSRSLTNFLVNSPSGTVFLKSIDTSDVIKDAQKLFELLDSLVEEIGEENVVQVVTDSASAYVATGDLLMEKRKKLFWSPCATHCIDLILHDIGGLPIFTDTIKKAKEVCVYIYRHAWVLSMFRKFSKKRELKRPGVTRFATSFLTLRSFEENKIPLRAMFASEEWAKSHYASKVDAIKVGAILLSDDKFWKSIKYCLKCVSPLVKVLRLVDGDVKPAMGYIYEAMDRAKEKIAQNFNHQKIKYERIWNIIDTRWDLQLHRPLHAAGYFLNPK; the protein is encoded by the coding sequence ATGGCGTCAAGATCAAAAAAGGGATCTACAACAAAGAATAATGATCCTATCTGGGAATATTGCACTCGGATTAATGGAAATAGAATGAACTTAAAGTGCAATTATTGTGGACTTGAAAGATGGGGAGGGATAAATCGAATGAAACACCATTTTGCGGGTGATCATGATAATGTGGCTCCGTGTACACAATGTCCAGATAATGTGAGGGAACTTTGTATTCAGATATTAGGAGAATTGGAAAGACAAAAGgtgaatgaaaaagaatatttccAAGAAGAAGAGACAGAAGTTCAAATGataggagaaaaaagaaaaactagtaTGGATGTCTTTGTCactaaagggaaagaaaaacaacaaacttTAAATGCAATGGGTAAGAAAAGGGAGCCCGTTGTTCATAGCATTTGTAGATTTTTGTATGGACGTGCATTGCCTTTTGTTTTGGTAAAAAGTCCTCTTTTTGCTTCAATGATGGAAGCGGTTGGTGAATATGGTAAGGGTTTAAAACTTCCTAGTTATCATGAGGCTAGGGTTACATTTTTTAAGAAGGAAGTTGACAATGTAAACTCAATGCTGGAGAAGTATAAAAAGGAGTGGAAAATGACTGGTTGTACTTTGATGTCGGATGGGTGGACGGATAGAAAAAGTAGATCTCTTACAAACTTTTTGGTGAATAGTCCAAGTGGAACAGTTTTTCTTAAATCTATTGACACTTCAGATGTTATAAAAGATGCACAAAAGTTATTTGAGTTGCTTGATTCATTGGTGGAGGAAATTGGGGAGGAAAATGTTGTTCAAGTGGTGACTGATAGTGCTTCAGCCTATGTAGCTACGGGTGACTTGTtgatggagaaaagaaaaaaattattttggtctCCTTGTGCAACACATTGCATTGATTTGATCTTACATGATATAGGTGGGTTGCCTATTTTCACAGATACAATAAAGAAGGCTAAAGaagtttgtgtatatatttatagacatgCTTGGGTCCTTAGCATGTTTAGGAAGTTCTCTAAGAAGAGAGAGTTGAAGAGGCCAGGAGTTACAAGGTTTGCTACATCATTTCTTACATTGAGAAGctttgaggaaaataagattCCTCTTAGGGCTATGTTTGCATCAGAAGAGTGGGCTAAAAGTCATTATGCTTCTAAGGTGGATGCAATTAAAGTGGGAGCAATTTTGTTATCCGATGACAAGTTTTGGAAATCGATCAAGTATTGCTTAAAGTGTGTAAGTCCACTTGTTAAAGTTTTAAGACTTGTTGATGGGGATGTGAAACCAGCaatgggatacatatatgaaGCAATGGATAGGGCAAAGGAGAAAATTGCACAAAATTTCAACCATCAAAAGATAAAGTATGAGCGCATTTGGAACATTATTGATACAAGATGGGATTTGCAACTTCATAGGCCACTCCATGCAGCGGGATATTTTCTTAATCCCAAATGA